The proteins below are encoded in one region of Brevundimonas fontaquae:
- a CDS encoding hfsB, which translates to MVDLTSEMAGLWAALGPAPAHRARVIQFASAATGEGVSTVAREFARLAAVRARKPVWLIDGDLAQQGQLETVSAEPDRFGQVGKAAQGSPDGSSFYAVTPRVTGRDGKPVPDSRLLTARSCLGGRLWVTHFHMEALRSGHRVEAIGEPRYWEALRPHADTIVIDAPAADRNDMAIILAPFVDMTVLVVAAESTAAHAPVILRDEIEAVGGKIAGVVMNRSTYKAPGFLRRLMG; encoded by the coding sequence ATGGTCGATCTGACTTCAGAAATGGCGGGCCTTTGGGCGGCGCTGGGACCGGCGCCGGCGCACCGTGCGCGGGTGATCCAGTTCGCCTCCGCCGCGACCGGCGAGGGCGTCTCGACCGTGGCGCGTGAGTTCGCCCGATTGGCGGCCGTGCGGGCGCGCAAGCCCGTCTGGCTGATCGACGGCGACCTGGCGCAACAGGGGCAGTTGGAGACGGTGTCGGCCGAGCCGGATCGGTTCGGTCAGGTCGGTAAGGCGGCGCAAGGCTCGCCTGACGGCTCAAGCTTTTACGCCGTGACGCCGCGCGTGACCGGGCGCGACGGCAAACCTGTGCCGGATTCGCGACTGTTGACGGCGCGGTCCTGCCTGGGCGGCCGGCTGTGGGTCACGCATTTCCACATGGAAGCGTTGCGATCCGGACACCGGGTCGAGGCGATCGGAGAGCCCCGCTACTGGGAGGCGCTGCGACCCCACGCCGACACCATCGTCATCGACGCGCCCGCCGCAGACCGCAACGACATGGCGATTATCCTGGCGCCCTTCGTGGACATGACGGTGCTGGTGGTCGCGGCAGAAAGCACCGCCGCCCACGCGCCGGTCATCCTGCGCGACGAGATTGAAGCCGTCGGCGGCAAGATCGCCGGGGTGGTCATGAACCGCTCGACCTACAAGGCGCCGGGGTTCCTGCGGCGACTGATGGGCTAA
- a CDS encoding GumC family protein produces MRSTAHVTTRPRYGVLDVIGLLFRELLLMIVVFVVILGLGFAAAMTLKKSYTATGSVFAGVGQEYVYQPRVGTAERGQAPQGDEVANSEAAILGSSAVRQKVVEALGPAAILGEPPKGSPQAARSAALKAVGGGLGVATAPGSAVIHLTYKADDPERAARVLNTIIEQYLIYRREVFQDKTPAIASQRIAFEDELGNADRAYEAFLASNDIGDFTAAKATLAATYQTVFTDRMSTQSQLNQTAQRLNTLVAQQAGTPAEVALQQDLNISAQDQVLQLRTEREQLLSRYQPDAQPVKDIEARINQLQAYVATGTAVGAKEVRTGPNPVWTELETTRINTRAERDSLAARLAVLDRQLADIRSRQARLTALESENTTLAGNREVLSASIREFQQRETQSRADNALVAAGADNVTVIERAQPPATGKSLKIPLLAAVFLFAGFTALCVGLLRVFTRRGFTTPASVSRTLDMPVLAVAPAKAA; encoded by the coding sequence ATGCGCTCCACCGCACACGTCACCACAAGGCCGCGCTACGGCGTTCTGGACGTGATCGGCCTGTTGTTCCGCGAACTGCTGCTGATGATCGTCGTCTTCGTGGTGATCCTCGGGCTGGGGTTTGCCGCTGCGATGACTCTGAAGAAGAGCTACACCGCAACCGGTTCGGTGTTTGCGGGCGTGGGGCAGGAATACGTTTATCAGCCGCGCGTCGGCACGGCCGAGCGGGGCCAGGCGCCGCAGGGCGACGAGGTCGCCAACTCCGAAGCCGCCATCCTGGGCTCCAGCGCCGTGCGTCAGAAGGTGGTCGAGGCCTTGGGTCCCGCCGCCATCCTGGGCGAGCCGCCCAAGGGCAGTCCGCAGGCCGCACGGTCCGCCGCGCTGAAGGCCGTCGGCGGCGGCCTGGGCGTCGCCACGGCGCCGGGCAGCGCGGTCATCCATCTGACCTACAAGGCCGACGATCCCGAACGGGCGGCCCGGGTCCTGAACACGATCATCGAGCAATATCTGATCTATCGCCGCGAAGTCTTCCAGGACAAGACGCCGGCCATCGCCAGCCAGCGCATCGCCTTCGAGGATGAACTCGGCAATGCGGACCGAGCCTATGAGGCCTTCCTGGCGTCCAACGACATCGGCGACTTCACTGCGGCCAAGGCGACGCTGGCGGCGACCTATCAGACGGTCTTCACCGATCGGATGTCGACACAGAGCCAGCTGAACCAGACCGCCCAGCGGCTGAACACCCTGGTGGCGCAGCAGGCGGGAACACCGGCTGAGGTGGCGCTGCAACAGGATCTGAACATCTCGGCCCAGGACCAGGTGCTTCAACTGCGCACCGAGCGCGAGCAGCTGTTGTCACGTTATCAGCCCGACGCCCAGCCGGTGAAGGACATCGAGGCGCGGATCAATCAACTGCAAGCCTATGTCGCGACCGGCACGGCCGTCGGGGCCAAGGAGGTCCGCACCGGGCCGAACCCCGTCTGGACCGAGCTGGAGACGACGCGGATCAACACTCGGGCCGAGCGCGACTCGCTGGCGGCGCGTCTGGCGGTCCTGGACCGGCAGCTGGCCGACATCCGTTCGCGTCAGGCGCGGCTGACGGCGCTGGAATCCGAGAACACGACCCTGGCCGGCAATCGCGAAGTGCTGAGCGCCTCGATCCGAGAGTTCCAGCAGCGCGAGACCCAGAGCCGCGCCGATAACGCCCTGGTCGCCGCTGGCGCCGACAACGTCACCGTCATCGAACGCGCCCAGCCTCCGGCGACGGGCAAGAGCCTGAAGATCCCGCTGCTGGCGGCGGTCTTCCTGTTCGCGGGCTTCACCGCCCTGTGCGTCGGCCTGTTGCGCGTGTTCACGCGGCGCGGCTTCACGACGCCGGCCTCGGTCAGCCGCACCCTGGACATGCCGGTCCTGGCCGTCGCGCCCGCCAAGGCGGCGTAG
- a CDS encoding tryptophan 7-halogenase, which produces MSVTEKIWVIQGGGLTAWAAAALLARHLPSGHSVRIEDAAPPALGEEPEVVIADPDGVLVQLSDGADLLAHGHGGFFLGSLLRNWRDGRDIAVVEQEPLPGIDGVALADVVLRAARQSPAAPDYAALLAPLQFQARVMAAGRYAHPSPDRQSPRSLLRPRLMLDARVLTARLRDTALRAGVREGVNDAREIAPFMTLDTRTTAAFDGDGDWTARLGYDRCLTVRYAGGDHAPRLDMASLEEGLASRSPLPGGGFASLAYAADRTTADLAKAALAAWLGDVDVAALSDVALAPGLDTHPWNGRRLALGLAAARFGDALGLDSAALERQLTQLVASLPGASEQISVCAEAYNEAVVRDIAHRADRLHLILLCGSQGQRLAPAGDDLARRIAQFTSRNAGVGLDGDPYDGQHWTLLMAGLGLTPRRYDIQADRLEINSAMASLGRMVMAFDQTLAALPAHSQFIERLRECG; this is translated from the coding sequence ATGAGCGTAACCGAAAAGATTTGGGTCATTCAGGGCGGCGGCCTGACGGCCTGGGCGGCGGCGGCGCTGCTGGCCCGCCACCTGCCGTCTGGCCATTCGGTCCGGATTGAAGACGCCGCTCCTCCCGCGCTTGGTGAAGAGCCCGAAGTCGTGATCGCCGATCCAGACGGCGTGCTCGTCCAGTTGTCGGACGGCGCCGACCTGTTGGCGCACGGCCACGGCGGCTTCTTCCTCGGCTCGCTGCTGCGAAACTGGCGCGACGGGCGAGACATCGCCGTCGTCGAGCAGGAGCCCCTGCCCGGGATCGATGGGGTCGCGCTGGCGGACGTCGTGCTGCGCGCCGCCCGTCAGTCGCCCGCCGCCCCCGACTATGCCGCGCTTCTGGCGCCGCTGCAGTTTCAGGCGCGTGTGATGGCCGCCGGTCGCTACGCTCATCCCAGCCCGGATCGGCAGTCGCCGCGCTCCCTTCTTCGTCCCAGACTGATGCTGGACGCGCGCGTTCTGACGGCGCGACTGCGGGACACCGCCCTGCGTGCCGGCGTGCGAGAAGGTGTGAACGACGCCCGCGAGATCGCGCCCTTCATGACCTTGGACACGCGAACGACCGCAGCCTTTGACGGCGACGGCGACTGGACCGCGCGCCTCGGCTACGACCGCTGTTTGACCGTGCGCTACGCGGGTGGCGATCACGCGCCGCGTCTGGATATGGCCAGCCTGGAAGAAGGGCTGGCCAGCCGCAGCCCCCTGCCCGGCGGCGGCTTCGCCAGCCTGGCCTACGCCGCAGATCGCACGACCGCTGACCTTGCGAAAGCGGCGCTGGCGGCCTGGCTGGGCGACGTTGATGTCGCCGCTCTGTCGGACGTCGCCCTCGCCCCCGGCCTGGATACGCATCCCTGGAACGGTCGTCGTCTTGCTCTTGGTCTGGCGGCAGCGCGCTTTGGCGACGCCTTGGGCCTGGATAGCGCCGCGCTGGAGCGACAGCTGACACAACTGGTCGCATCGCTGCCGGGCGCGTCCGAGCAGATTTCAGTCTGCGCCGAGGCCTATAATGAGGCCGTCGTTCGCGACATCGCGCACCGCGCGGATAGACTCCACCTGATCCTTCTGTGCGGCTCGCAAGGCCAGCGACTGGCCCCGGCTGGCGACGACCTGGCGCGTCGCATCGCCCAGTTTACGTCTCGCAACGCCGGTGTCGGCCTGGATGGCGATCCCTATGACGGGCAGCACTGGACCCTGTTGATGGCCGGCCTTGGCCTGACACCGCGCCGTTACGACATCCAGGCCGACCGTCTGGAAATCAACAGCGCAATGGCTTCGCTGGGGCGAATGGTCATGGCCTTCGACCAGACCTTGGCCGCCCTTCCCGCCCATTCGCAGTTCATCGAACGGCTGCGCGAATGCGGCTGA
- a CDS encoding RcnB family protein, translated as MNRLTKAAVVALALSTTAVPMLVQAQDRDRREYRQDRRDDRRDFRQERREDRRDWRDGRYDSRQDYRRDRRDDRRDYWAERRDDRRDWRNDRWDRNNSNWWRGRSDFRGYNGPRSGYWYAPSYGYYRVEPRYSNYRWRTGGYLPYQYRNYYVRDPYVYGLREAPRGYRYVHAGNDILLIAVASGLIASVLSGVY; from the coding sequence ATGAACCGCCTCACCAAGGCCGCCGTCGTCGCCCTCGCCCTGTCGACCACGGCCGTGCCGATGCTCGTTCAGGCCCAGGACCGCGACCGCCGCGAGTATCGTCAGGATCGCCGTGATGACCGCCGCGACTTCCGCCAGGAACGCCGTGAAGATCGCCGCGACTGGCGCGACGGTCGCTATGACAGCCGCCAGGACTATCGTCGTGATCGCCGCGACGACCGTCGCGACTACTGGGCGGAACGCCGGGACGACCGTCGCGATTGGCGCAACGACCGCTGGGACCGCAACAACAGCAACTGGTGGCGCGGCCGCTCGGACTTCCGCGGCTACAACGGCCCGCGCTCGGGCTACTGGTATGCCCCCAGCTACGGCTACTACCGGGTCGAGCCGCGCTACAGCAACTATCGGTGGCGCACGGGTGGGTACCTGCCCTACCAGTATCGCAACTACTACGTCCGCGACCCCTATGTTTACGGCCTTCGCGAAGCGCCGCGCGGTTATCGCTACGTCCACGCCGGCAACGACATCCTGTTGATCGCTGTGGCCAGCGGTCTGATCGCCAGCGTCCTCTCGGGCGTCTATTAA
- a CDS encoding TonB-dependent receptor — MMKSEIFHAGRAPFARGLRRSVSALALTVAVVGATAAHAQSDAEPQTTAPADDAAQVDDVVVTGIRARIASSQAIKRDSDTFVDAVTADDIGALPDKSVNEVLQRIPGVNINRFQGPTDPDHFSVEGSNVIIRGLSYVRSEFNGRDAFSVNTGRALGFNDVSPELLSSVQVFKNATADRIEGGIAGVVDLRTRKAFDSRKFVFGATAEGSYGDLREKPGLGFSSLISNVWDTQYGSFGALLSYGESDLYSEAYGSHLTDFTYRSDLSNGDDRRYVPRGGAVRTQQFDRSRSTLDGSLQWESNDGRAKLTGEYIRADSRSGWTERVIEVDLGSGGDPTPTAGNPFTYGSDGVFTSGLLVNNAPNLQVAPKRERDLQTLTEDFSLAAEFHPTDRLSIWLDAQYSKASADDVDMSIYGAITPVYTLIGEGRHGVPDIQFVDASGQPSALTNDPANFYYRAAMDHVEQSEGDQKAFKADLKYDFDNSSLRAIRMGARYSDREQTRRYSAYNWGAISESWAGGVSPFQTTGPLAVAQYDFPNFQRGHNPTPMNSYYPTVGLASAYRDGTLQAALAGVRSPGATWKPLDQRDGVVSGTPFLPGETNISSEQTTSAYVRFDFGRDDIFGADTALSGNIGLRYAKTDFQTQGFITTPKLGEQFGDAERNDPRFPGQGIPVTQANAAAIARYRCGLIQPGQSGPGYCLLSDARLNDLIAFSDGSTQPVERTNSYDDWLPSLNVNLKYKEWVFRGAVSRAMTRPDFGVTAFSAGLFYTDMNQIRANGGDVNTAPLLTTNGGGSLLTGVRAWNYDLGVEWYFKPGSSLTFNAFYKDLTDILASGSFVQPFSNAQGVSTDVLVNQQVNIGSGWIKGFEVGYQQTYSFLPGLLSGLGIEANYTFVEPSTFPNAVTEPRYVGLELPLQQLSKHTYNFSVFYERDRLSARLAYNWRNGFLLTPRDDVNPYSPIFNDSTGQLDGSIFYTLNDNWKIGLYGANLLDEVTVTQQQTSYNLNGANQAGPLAPRSYFRSDRRVTLSLRYTF, encoded by the coding sequence ATGATGAAGTCAGAGATCTTTCACGCCGGACGTGCGCCCTTTGCGCGAGGGCTGCGCCGCTCCGTGTCCGCCCTGGCCTTGACCGTCGCCGTGGTCGGCGCGACCGCTGCCCACGCCCAGTCGGACGCCGAGCCGCAAACGACGGCGCCCGCGGATGATGCGGCGCAGGTCGATGACGTCGTCGTCACCGGCATCCGCGCGCGGATCGCGTCCTCGCAGGCGATCAAGCGCGACTCCGACACCTTCGTCGATGCGGTGACCGCCGACGACATCGGCGCCCTGCCGGACAAGTCGGTCAACGAGGTGCTGCAGCGCATCCCCGGCGTGAACATCAACCGCTTCCAGGGCCCGACCGACCCCGACCACTTCTCGGTCGAAGGTTCCAACGTCATCATTCGCGGCCTGTCCTACGTCCGCTCGGAGTTCAACGGCCGCGACGCCTTCAGCGTGAACACCGGCCGCGCCCTGGGCTTCAACGACGTCTCGCCGGAACTGCTGTCGAGCGTGCAGGTGTTCAAGAATGCGACGGCCGACCGGATCGAAGGCGGCATCGCCGGGGTCGTCGATCTGCGTACCCGCAAGGCGTTCGACAGCCGCAAATTCGTCTTCGGCGCGACGGCTGAAGGATCATATGGTGACCTACGCGAAAAGCCGGGCCTGGGCTTCTCGTCCTTGATCAGCAACGTCTGGGACACGCAGTACGGTTCGTTCGGCGCCCTGTTGAGCTATGGCGAATCCGACCTCTATTCCGAAGCTTACGGCAGCCATCTCACCGACTTCACCTATCGGTCCGATCTGTCGAACGGCGATGATCGTCGCTATGTGCCGCGCGGCGGCGCCGTGCGGACCCAGCAGTTCGACCGCTCGCGCTCGACCCTGGACGGTTCGCTGCAATGGGAATCGAACGACGGCCGCGCCAAACTGACTGGCGAGTACATCCGGGCGGATTCGCGTTCCGGCTGGACCGAGCGTGTGATCGAGGTTGACCTGGGCAGCGGCGGCGATCCGACCCCCACCGCCGGCAATCCCTTCACCTATGGCTCCGACGGCGTTTTCACCAGCGGGCTTCTGGTCAACAACGCCCCGAACCTGCAGGTGGCGCCCAAGCGCGAGCGCGATCTCCAGACCCTGACGGAAGACTTCTCGCTGGCGGCGGAGTTCCACCCCACCGACCGTCTGTCGATCTGGCTGGACGCCCAGTACAGCAAGGCCTCGGCCGACGACGTGGACATGAGCATCTACGGCGCGATCACGCCGGTCTACACCCTGATCGGAGAAGGCCGTCACGGCGTGCCGGACATTCAGTTCGTCGACGCCTCGGGCCAGCCCTCGGCCCTGACCAACGATCCGGCTAACTTCTACTACCGCGCCGCCATGGATCACGTCGAACAATCCGAGGGCGACCAGAAGGCGTTCAAGGCCGACCTGAAATACGATTTCGACAACTCCTCCCTGCGCGCCATCCGCATGGGGGCCCGCTATTCGGATCGCGAGCAGACGCGCCGCTACAGCGCCTATAACTGGGGTGCGATTTCGGAAAGCTGGGCCGGCGGCGTTTCGCCCTTCCAGACCACTGGACCGCTGGCGGTCGCTCAATACGACTTCCCCAACTTCCAGCGCGGGCACAACCCGACGCCGATGAACAGCTATTATCCGACCGTCGGTCTGGCCTCGGCCTATCGTGACGGAACGCTACAGGCGGCTTTGGCGGGCGTTCGCAGCCCGGGCGCCACGTGGAAGCCGTTGGATCAGCGTGACGGTGTGGTTTCCGGCACGCCATTCTTGCCCGGCGAGACGAACATTTCGTCGGAACAGACGACATCCGCCTATGTTCGGTTCGACTTCGGTCGCGACGACATCTTTGGCGCAGACACGGCGCTTTCGGGCAATATCGGCCTCCGCTACGCCAAAACGGATTTCCAGACCCAGGGCTTCATTACGACCCCGAAATTGGGCGAGCAGTTCGGTGACGCCGAAAGGAATGACCCGAGATTCCCAGGTCAGGGGATTCCCGTCACTCAAGCCAATGCAGCCGCCATTGCGCGTTATCGCTGCGGGCTGATTCAGCCTGGCCAGTCCGGGCCGGGCTATTGCCTGCTTTCCGACGCCCGGTTGAACGACCTGATCGCCTTCAGCGACGGCAGCACCCAGCCTGTGGAGCGGACCAACAGCTATGACGACTGGTTGCCCAGCCTGAACGTCAACCTGAAGTACAAGGAATGGGTCTTCCGCGGCGCCGTCTCGCGGGCCATGACCCGTCCAGACTTCGGCGTGACCGCCTTCTCGGCGGGCCTGTTCTACACCGACATGAATCAAATCCGGGCGAACGGCGGCGACGTCAATACGGCGCCCCTGCTCACCACTAACGGCGGGGGTTCGTTGCTCACGGGTGTGCGCGCCTGGAACTATGACCTCGGCGTGGAGTGGTATTTCAAGCCGGGCAGCTCGCTGACCTTCAACGCCTTCTACAAGGATCTGACGGACATCCTGGCGAGCGGCTCGTTCGTGCAGCCGTTCAGCAACGCTCAGGGCGTCTCGACCGACGTTCTGGTCAACCAGCAGGTCAATATCGGCTCCGGTTGGATCAAGGGCTTCGAGGTTGGCTATCAGCAGACCTACAGCTTCCTGCCGGGTCTGCTAAGCGGGTTGGGGATCGAGGCGAACTACACCTTCGTCGAGCCTTCGACCTTCCCCAATGCTGTGACCGAGCCGCGCTATGTGGGTCTGGAACTGCCGTTGCAGCAGCTGTCTAAACACACCTACAACTTCTCGGTCTTCTACGAGCGGGATCGGCTGTCGGCTCGCCTGGCCTACAACTGGCGCAATGGCTTCCTGCTGACGCCGCGCGACGACGTGAACCCGTACTCGCCGATCTTCAACGACTCGACCGGTCAGCTTGATGGTTCGATCTTCTACACCCTGAACGACAACTGGAAGATCGGCCTGTATGGCGCGAACCTGCTGGACGAGGTCACCGTCACGCAGCAGCAGACGTCCTATAACCTGAACGGCGCGAACCAGGCCGGCCCGCTTGCTCCGCGCTCCTACTTCCGCAGCGACCGTCGCGTGACGCTGAGCCTGCGCTACACCTTCTGA
- a CDS encoding polysaccharide biosynthesis/export family protein, with product MLTDRRLFLLTLGSASIAASLAGCGGVIGNRDAGRLDQSPYDDLTGLSFARWTDQEPEYLLYPGDEIEVATPTASELTRTVKVGPDGRIALPLIGSVMAADRTLPQLQQVVSAAYAPQLVRPVVEVTLRQAGPIRVWVDGEVRSPGVFEMIGDLDAYQAVIQAGGFAPTSRQDSVALIRRGPGGSRMMRVVDLRPRRGEVVPLRRGDIVFVPRSTLGELAAFFTQVRAALPIGFSYSINGSNGNGYAQF from the coding sequence ATGCTGACCGATCGCCGCCTGTTTCTGCTGACCCTGGGTTCAGCCTCCATCGCCGCCTCGTTGGCGGGCTGCGGAGGTGTGATCGGGAATCGTGACGCCGGGCGGCTTGACCAGTCGCCTTACGATGACCTCACCGGCCTGTCCTTCGCCCGATGGACGGATCAGGAGCCGGAATATCTGCTGTATCCGGGCGATGAGATCGAGGTGGCGACGCCGACGGCTTCGGAGCTGACACGGACGGTCAAGGTCGGTCCAGACGGTCGGATCGCCCTGCCCCTGATCGGATCGGTCATGGCGGCGGATCGCACCCTGCCCCAGCTTCAGCAGGTCGTCTCGGCAGCCTACGCGCCCCAGCTCGTGCGCCCTGTTGTCGAGGTCACCCTGCGCCAGGCCGGCCCGATCCGTGTCTGGGTCGACGGCGAGGTGCGCAGCCCGGGCGTCTTCGAAATGATCGGCGATCTGGACGCCTATCAGGCGGTAATTCAGGCCGGTGGTTTCGCTCCGACGTCGCGTCAGGACAGCGTGGCCCTGATCCGTCGCGGTCCGGGCGGATCGCGCATGATGCGGGTGGTGGACCTGCGTCCGCGTCGCGGCGAGGTCGTGCCGTTGCGGCGTGGCGACATCGTTTTCGTGCCGCGCTCGACGCTGGGCGAACTGGCGGCCTTCTTCACCCAGGTGCGCGCCGCCCTGCCTATAGGCTTCAGCTATTCGATCAACGGATCGAACGGCAACGGCTACGCACAGTTCTGA
- a CDS encoding tryptophan halogenase family protein — protein MSDGSIINRIVIVGGGTAGWMAAAALAHAFEGAGKTVILVESEAIGIIGVGEATIPEILKFNARLGIDEADFLRETKATFKLGIEFDGWRREGERYFHPFGAFGLDMEGIAFHHFWLKACAEGGSAPLETYSMAWQAARRGRFVHPQGGPQSPLSSLGYAYHFDAALYAAFLRRFAEGLGVVRREGRVVEVQQAADGDIAGVRLADGRIIEGDFFIDCTGFIGLLIEQALRSGYEDWSSWLPCDSAVAVPCEREEPLSPYTRSTAREAGWQWRIPLQHRVGNGYVYSSAHISHQEAEDALMGRLEGTALAEPRRLRFATGRRKDCWKRNCVAVGLSSGFLEPLESTSIHLIQSAITKLITLFPSQKNSEGLRSEFNALMEEEFVTVRDFLILHYKVNQRAGPFWSQVRDMPIPDRLAAKIALFEETGRIVRRDHDIFSESSWLAVAVGQGLTPQGRHPISDVIGHDANLGRLSAIRDSIWRTADALPTHADALSATMARRP, from the coding sequence TTGTCTGACGGCTCAATCATAAATCGCATCGTCATCGTCGGCGGTGGGACTGCTGGGTGGATGGCGGCGGCGGCGCTGGCGCATGCGTTCGAGGGCGCGGGGAAGACCGTGATCCTGGTCGAATCCGAAGCCATCGGCATCATCGGCGTCGGCGAGGCGACGATCCCTGAAATCTTGAAGTTCAACGCGCGCCTGGGGATCGACGAGGCGGACTTCCTGCGTGAGACCAAGGCCACGTTCAAGCTGGGGATCGAGTTCGACGGCTGGCGACGCGAGGGCGAGCGCTATTTCCATCCGTTCGGCGCCTTTGGGCTGGATATGGAAGGCATCGCCTTTCATCATTTCTGGCTGAAGGCCTGCGCCGAAGGCGGGTCGGCGCCGTTGGAAACCTATTCCATGGCCTGGCAGGCCGCGCGCCGTGGCCGTTTCGTTCATCCGCAGGGCGGGCCGCAGTCGCCGCTGTCCAGCCTGGGCTACGCCTATCATTTCGATGCGGCGCTCTATGCGGCCTTCCTGCGCCGCTTTGCGGAGGGGCTGGGGGTCGTCAGGCGCGAAGGGCGGGTGGTCGAGGTCCAGCAGGCGGCGGATGGCGATATCGCTGGCGTCAGGCTGGCCGACGGCCGGATCATAGAAGGCGACTTCTTCATCGATTGCACCGGCTTCATCGGCCTTCTGATCGAGCAGGCATTGAGGTCAGGCTATGAGGACTGGAGTTCCTGGCTTCCGTGTGACAGCGCTGTCGCCGTGCCGTGCGAGCGCGAGGAGCCGTTATCGCCATACACGCGGTCGACGGCGCGCGAAGCCGGATGGCAGTGGCGCATCCCGCTGCAACACCGTGTGGGCAACGGCTACGTCTATTCCTCGGCGCACATCTCGCATCAAGAGGCCGAGGACGCGCTGATGGGCCGGTTGGAGGGCACGGCTCTGGCCGAGCCGCGCCGCCTGCGGTTCGCCACAGGCCGGCGCAAGGACTGCTGGAAGCGCAACTGCGTGGCGGTCGGACTGTCGAGCGGATTCCTCGAGCCGCTTGAATCGACCAGCATTCACCTGATCCAGAGCGCCATCACCAAGCTGATCACCCTGTTTCCGTCGCAGAAGAACAGCGAGGGGCTTCGCAGCGAGTTCAACGCGCTGATGGAGGAGGAATTCGTCACGGTCCGCGATTTCTTGATCCTGCACTACAAGGTCAACCAGCGAGCGGGACCGTTCTGGAGCCAGGTGCGCGACATGCCGATCCCGGACAGGCTGGCGGCCAAGATCGCCCTGTTCGAGGAGACGGGTCGGATCGTCAGGCGCGACCATGACATCTTTTCCGAATCGAGTTGGCTGGCGGTCGCGGTGGGGCAGGGGCTGACGCCGCAGGGACGTCACCCGATTTCCGACGTCATCGGTCATGACGCCAACCTGGGCCGGCTGTCGGCGATCCGTGACAGCATCTGGCGCACGGCTGACGCCCTGCCGACGCACGCCGATGCGCTGTCGGCGACGATGGCGCGTCGGCCGTAG